Sequence from the Fodinibius salicampi genome:
CTTATCATAGTCACTTAAATAAAATTAAGCTAGCAAGAAAGAGTCTTATGAATGCAAAAACTTATTAAATACAACTTCAGCTTTCTTTTTCAAATCCTCAAGTGTCCCCTCATTTCGAATCACAATATCAGCCTGGCTCACAGCATTCTCAAAGTTTCGCTGCTTATTCATCCGGCTCTTTACCTGTTTTTCGCTGGCTTCATCGCGTTCTTTGACCCACTGGAGCCGGCGCTTCTCATCGGCCAATACTAACACCAGGTAATCAAACAGATCCAGGTGATCACTCTCCAGTAACAAGGCGGCCTCGTAAACGCCTACCTTATAGCCTTTTTCCGCTGCCTCCTTCATCCGTTCGCGTACCGCAGCAGGCAACCTGGGATGAATAATCGCATTCAGCTCATCCACCCGCCCCTTTTCAAAGGCTTCTTCCGAGAGAAATTTCCTATTAAGCTCTCCTTCAGCCGTATATGATTCAGGACCAAAAGCAGCCTTTATTTCCGAGCGAATTTCATCGTTATCGACCATCAGCTGCTTGGCAAATTCATCGGCATTAAGGATATAAGCTCCCTCCTTTTTCCAAACATCACAAACGGTAGATTTTCCGCTGCCTATCCCTCCCGTAATGCCGACAATAACCATTATTCCGTCTTTTCAGTTGCTGAGATAGAAAGGAGGTATTCATTGATAAATTCATCAATCTCCCCATCCATTACATCTTCAACACTAGAAGTTTCATGGTCGGTACGATGATCTTTAACCATATTATAGGGATGAAAGACGTAGGACCGAATTTGTGACCCCCACTCAATTTTGCTTTTGGAATCTTCGAGCTTCTGCTTTTCCCGCTCCTTGATCTGCTTTTCCAGCTCGTAAATTTTGGATCGCAACAATACCATTGCTTTCTCACGGTTCTGATGCTGAGAACGCTCTTGCTGACATTCAGCCACCACCTGTTCTTCCGTTCCATCCGAAAGCTGACCTTCCCAAATCAAGCGAACGCCGGTCTCAACTTTATTAACATTCTGTCCCCCGGCCCCGCTGGCATGGAAACGTTGCAGTTCCACATCACTCTCATCAACATCAATTTCAATGGTATCGTCAATGACCGGAGATACAAATACAGAACAGAAAGAGGTATGACGCCTGGAATTACTATCAAATGGTGAAATACGTACCAACCGGTGTACTCCACTTTCGGCTTTTAAATAACCATATGCGTATTCGCCGCTAACTTCTATAGTAGCACTTTTAAGCCCGGCAACATCTCCATCCTGATATTCGATCACTGAAATATCAAATTCGTTTTTCTTGGCCCATCGGGTATACATGCGGTACAGCATCTCAGCCCAGTCCTGGCTTTCAGTACCACCGGCACCCGGATTAAAGGTCAATATCGCATCACGATGATCATCTTCGCCCCTGAGCATATTTTTGAGTTCAAGAACCTCTAGCTTCCGTTCCAGCTTGCGGGCTTCCTGCTCAAGTTCATCAGATACATCTTCTCCCTCTTCAAGAAACTCCTGGTAAACCCGGATACTATCCCGAAGCTCATCCAGTTCATCCCATTGGGCTACCATGCCTTTTTCATGATCCAGCCTTTTCATAATCCGGCGAGCTTCATCGGGGTCGTTCCAGAAGTTAGGATCCTGGGTCTGTTCCTGCAGCTCTATGATATTTACTTTTCTCTGCTCATAGTCAAAGATACCCCCTGAGCGCATCCACGCGCTCAAATAGTTCATTCAGATAATCGGCATTGATGGTTGTAGTACTCACGAAATTATTCTTTAAAAGATTAAAGGATGGCTAGTTCAAAACTCAATGATTGTAATGTAAAAACTACCTGTTGCTCAGCTTCCCCAAGATGAATCCGAGTGCAAGTCCGCCGGCAAAAGCAAAAAGCACTCCCTCTTCGGGATGTGACCGTACATAGCGTCGGGCTTCGCGATAGTCGTGATCAACCGCTTCGCGCACGGAATCGCGCTCTTGTTTAAGCTGATCAATCAGTTTCTCATAGCTGCGGATATGCTGTTTCTTTTGCTCTTCCGTTGTTTCTTCACCATTCGATTCGTTGTGTTCCTTATCCTGTGCCATGACTCTAATAATTTGATTAATAACTCTTTTAAAAGATACAAATTTCAACCGGGATTACAGAGAGGATTTCTCTCATTCAGCCACATTCTTAACATATAAGTTACGATTTGTTCACATCTATTACACATAGAAAATATATTTTAATAGCGTATGAATGTATTATCAGATATAGTAGAAAAACTGCGGGACCAACTGTTTAAGTCAGTGGTGTCCAACAACCTGGTATACAATACTTGTTGGGAAGATCCACGACTCGACCGGGAGATGTTACAGCTTGATGATCAAAGCAAAGTAGTGATGCTTACCAGCGCCGGCTGCAATGCCCTGGATTACCTGATCGACAATCCCAAGCATATTTTTTGCATCGATAAAAATCCGGTACAAAATGCTCTGCTCCAACTAAAGCAAGCACTGATTAAAAAAGGAAATCCATCACTGTTATGGTCTTTCTTTGGGTGTGGGGAAATAGAAGGAGCGGAAATGATTTATAATCAGGATCTTCGAAAATACCTGTCTCCCCGTGCCCAGACATACTGGGATGACCATATACACTACTTTTCCCCATATTCAAGTGAATCCTCTTTCTATTTCAGGGGTACCTCCGGAAAGTTTGCCCTGCTGATGCGTAACAGCATTAGAAAAAAAGGACTTTATGGCGATATAAAACATCTCCTTAATGCCCAAACGCTCGAGGAACAAGCCTACTATTTCAATGAGATTGAACCTTTGCTCTGGAATGGCTTTCAGCGCTGGCTTCTCAGCCGCAATGCGGTGCTGTCAATGATTGGAGTCCCTTCTACACAGCGCCAGATTATTGAACAAGAATATTCGGAAGGAATTCTCCACTATATCCGTAAATCACTGCGGAAGGTCTTTACCGAAATCCCCATACAAGACAATTATTTCTGGCGGGTGTACCTAACCGGTTCTTATACTTCGGACTGTTGCCCCAATTATTTAAAGGAAGAAT
This genomic interval carries:
- the coaE gene encoding dephospho-CoA kinase (Dephospho-CoA kinase (CoaE) performs the final step in coenzyme A biosynthesis.); this translates as MVIVGITGGIGSGKSTVCDVWKKEGAYILNADEFAKQLMVDNDEIRSEIKAAFGPESYTAEGELNRKFLSEEAFEKGRVDELNAIIHPRLPAAVRERMKEAAEKGYKVGVYEAALLLESDHLDLFDYLVLVLADEKRRLQWVKERDEASEKQVKSRMNKQRNFENAVSQADIVIRNEGTLEDLKKKAEVVFNKFLHS
- the prfB gene encoding peptide chain release factor 2 (programmed frameshift); translation: MNADYLNELFERVDALRGYLDYEQRKVNIIELQEQTQDPNFWNDPDEARRIMKRLDHEKGMVAQWDELDELRDSIRVYQEFLEEGEDVSDELEQEARKLERKLEVLELKNMLRGEDDHRDAILTFNPGAGGTESQDWAEMLYRMYTRWAKKNEFDISVIEYQDGDVAGLKSATIEVSGEYAYGYLKAESGVHRLVRISPFDSNSRRHTSFCSVFVSPVIDDTIEIDVDESDVELQRFHASGAGGQNVNKVETGVRLIWEGQLSDGTEEQVVAECQQERSQHQNREKAMVLLRSKIYELEKQIKEREKQKLEDSKSKIEWGSQIRSYVFHPYNMVKDHRTDHETSSVEDVMDGEIDEFINEYLLSISATEKTE
- a CDS encoding DUF3419 family protein — its product is MNVLSDIVEKLRDQLFKSVVSNNLVYNTCWEDPRLDREMLQLDDQSKVVMLTSAGCNALDYLIDNPKHIFCIDKNPVQNALLQLKQALIKKGNPSLLWSFFGCGEIEGAEMIYNQDLRKYLSPRAQTYWDDHIHYFSPYSSESSFYFRGTSGKFALLMRNSIRKKGLYGDIKHLLNAQTLEEQAYYFNEIEPLLWNGFQRWLLSRNAVLSMIGVPSTQRQIIEQEYSEGILHYIRKSLRKVFTEIPIQDNYFWRVYLTGSYTSDCCPNYLKEEYFDTLQSRVNRIEIHTSTLSEFLKRNPGTYSHFVLLDHQDWMIGQNPELLAREWEYILRNAVAGTRILFRSVAPEADFIPSFARKKLNFACSLTENLHFQDRVGTYESTHLAIVQ